From the genome of Hymenobacter sp. PAMC 26628, one region includes:
- a CDS encoding BLUF domain-containing protein — MYQLIYQSLARQPFSTAQLAAQLGQWRPRNQAARITGLLLYTDDEHRVLQVLEGDEAAVRSLYYDKIAPDPRHHYCQVLREGPVPRRSFPDWSMGFRAAAAADLQRIAGYFDLEDGGFLLPQAHNMPSDVLLLLLRFVAEYDEAPWREEPAA, encoded by the coding sequence GTGTACCAACTGATATACCAAAGCTTAGCCCGGCAGCCGTTTAGCACGGCGCAGCTAGCGGCGCAGCTGGGCCAGTGGCGGCCCCGCAACCAAGCCGCCCGCATCACCGGCCTGCTGCTTTACACCGACGACGAGCACCGGGTGCTGCAAGTGCTGGAGGGCGACGAGGCCGCTGTGCGCAGCCTCTACTACGACAAGATTGCCCCCGACCCACGCCACCACTACTGCCAGGTACTGCGCGAGGGCCCCGTGCCCCGCCGCAGCTTCCCCGACTGGAGCATGGGCTTTCGGGCCGCCGCCGCCGCTGATTTGCAGCGAATCGCGGGCTACTTCGACCTAGAAGACGGCGGTTTCCTGCTGCCCCAGGCCCACAACATGCCCTCGGATGTGTTACTGCTGCTGCTACGCTTCGTGGCCGAGTACGACGAAGCGCCCTGGCGGGAAGAACCCGCCGCATGA
- a CDS encoding sulfite oxidase has translation MEEATDPLPETGRAPGPAAASRGTFPGLITREKDPMNLELPFPTLEDRLVPNNRFYVRSHFPIPALEAASWQLSIGGAVQNPLVISYDELRALPAVTVAATLECAGNGRARLTPKAKGLLWEQGAVGNATWTGVPLAALLARAGVQAGALEVIFEGADHGTVADEPKSPGAIHFARSLPLAKARQPEVLVAYLMNGQSLPPEHGFPARLVVPGWYGMASVKWLSKLTVSAVPYAGYWQTLEYAYWQRAHGQPTLVPVTEMLVKAEIARPALYEVVPAGQPYRVFGAAWTGEDEVTGVEISADEGRTWQPAQLLDAAVPFAWRLWEFIWTPPTAPGRHTLRARATDGAGRTQPPAHDPDRRNYMINKIAAVEVVVQ, from the coding sequence ATGGAAGAAGCAACCGATCCACTGCCCGAAACCGGCCGCGCGCCGGGCCCGGCCGCCGCCAGCCGGGGCACGTTTCCGGGCCTCATCACCCGCGAGAAAGACCCGATGAACCTGGAGCTGCCCTTCCCCACGCTGGAAGACCGACTGGTGCCCAACAACCGCTTCTACGTCCGCAGCCACTTCCCCATCCCCGCGCTGGAGGCCGCCAGCTGGCAGCTCAGCATCGGGGGCGCCGTGCAAAACCCTTTGGTAATCAGCTACGACGAGCTGCGCGCCCTGCCGGCCGTAACCGTGGCGGCCACCCTGGAATGCGCCGGCAACGGCCGCGCCCGGCTGACCCCCAAGGCCAAGGGCCTGCTCTGGGAGCAGGGCGCCGTGGGCAACGCCACCTGGACCGGCGTGCCGCTGGCCGCCCTGCTGGCGCGGGCCGGCGTGCAGGCCGGGGCCCTGGAAGTCATCTTCGAAGGCGCCGACCACGGCACGGTCGCCGACGAGCCCAAGTCGCCGGGGGCCATCCACTTCGCCCGCAGCCTGCCGCTGGCCAAGGCCCGCCAGCCCGAGGTGCTGGTGGCCTACCTCATGAACGGCCAGTCCCTGCCGCCCGAGCACGGCTTCCCGGCGCGGCTGGTGGTGCCGGGCTGGTACGGCATGGCCTCGGTGAAGTGGCTCAGCAAGCTGACGGTCAGCGCCGTGCCCTACGCCGGCTACTGGCAAACGCTGGAGTACGCCTACTGGCAGCGCGCGCACGGCCAGCCCACCCTCGTGCCCGTGACGGAGATGCTGGTGAAGGCTGAAATTGCCCGCCCGGCCTTATACGAGGTAGTGCCCGCCGGCCAGCCCTACCGCGTGTTCGGCGCGGCCTGGACGGGCGAGGACGAAGTGACCGGGGTGGAAATCAGCGCCGACGAGGGCCGCACCTGGCAGCCCGCCCAGCTGCTCGACGCCGCCGTGCCCTTCGCCTGGCGCCTCTGGGAATTTATTTGGACGCCGCCCACCGCACCGGGCCGCCACACCCTGCGGGCCCGCGCCACCGACGGCGCCGGCCGCACCCAGCCCCCCGCGCACGACCCCGACCGCCGCAACTACATGATCAATAAAATCGCGGCCGTAGAGGTTGTTGTGCAATAG
- a CDS encoding LysR substrate-binding domain-containing protein, whose amino-acid sequence MSDFRLRVFAAVARHLSFTKAGQELFVSQPAVTKHIRELEAQYGQRLLARRGNRVALTEAGRLLLAHAEAVAVAQQLLDDQLLALRDPDEAAGRLRLGASTTLSQYVLPGLLPAFQARYPQVQLTFLNANSEHIADALLRGELDLGFVEGRSRSRDLHYELLLPDELVAVRRATPAGPPTQPLPLAGALAHPLVLRERGSGTLEILEFALRAAKIKLSDLTVAMYLDSTEAIKGYLEAAPGALGFVSRRALTRELAAGLLEIVPVAGLRLPRQFEAVWVQGQPLARPAQRFLSFAQNACQPRAAENTKA is encoded by the coding sequence ATGTCCGATTTTCGCCTTCGCGTGTTTGCCGCCGTGGCCCGGCACCTGAGCTTCACCAAAGCCGGCCAGGAGCTGTTTGTGAGCCAGCCGGCCGTCACCAAGCACATCCGCGAGCTGGAGGCCCAGTATGGCCAGCGGCTGCTGGCGCGGCGCGGCAACCGCGTGGCCCTCACCGAGGCCGGCCGCCTGCTGCTGGCCCACGCCGAGGCCGTGGCCGTGGCCCAGCAGTTGCTCGACGACCAATTGCTGGCCCTGCGCGACCCCGACGAAGCCGCCGGCCGCCTGCGCCTGGGGGCCAGCACCACCCTCAGCCAGTACGTGCTGCCGGGCTTGCTGCCCGCGTTTCAGGCGCGCTACCCGCAGGTGCAGCTCACGTTCCTGAACGCGAATTCTGAACACATTGCCGATGCGCTGCTGCGCGGCGAGCTGGACCTGGGCTTCGTGGAGGGCCGCTCGCGGAGCCGCGACCTGCATTATGAACTGCTACTGCCCGACGAGCTCGTGGCCGTACGCCGGGCCACGCCCGCCGGGCCGCCCACCCAACCGCTGCCGCTGGCCGGGGCCCTGGCCCACCCGCTGGTGTTGCGCGAACGCGGCTCGGGCACGCTGGAAATCCTGGAATTTGCCCTGCGCGCGGCCAAAATCAAGCTCAGCGACCTCACCGTGGCCATGTACCTGGACAGCACCGAGGCCATCAAGGGCTACTTGGAGGCGGCCCCGGGGGCCCTGGGCTTCGTATCGCGCCGGGCCCTGACGCGCGAACTGGCGGCCGGGCTGCTCGAAATAGTGCCCGTAGCGGGCCTGCGCCTGCCCCGGCAGTTCGAGGCCGTATGGGTGCAGGGGCAGCCGCTGGCCCGGCCGGCCCAGCGGTTCCTGAGCTTTGCCCAGAACGCGTGCCAACCCAGGGCAGCGGAGAATACGAAGGCATAG
- a CDS encoding DMT family transporter encodes MKYLPFVLLVLAGAAFATQSAVNSQLRGALHSVLWAVLVSYAGGTVVAGALLLAARAPVPALAALGSLPWYYWTGGLLGVVYVMAIAFSLQRVGAASLFALVVAGQLLTALLYDQLGFLNLHRSSFSLTKAAGAVLLVLGAYLLNRK; translated from the coding sequence ATGAAATACTTGCCCTTCGTGTTGCTGGTGCTGGCCGGGGCGGCCTTCGCTACCCAATCGGCCGTCAACAGCCAGCTCCGGGGCGCGTTGCACAGCGTGCTGTGGGCCGTGCTCGTTTCGTACGCGGGCGGCACCGTGGTGGCGGGGGCCCTGTTGCTGGCCGCCCGCGCCCCCGTGCCGGCCCTCGCCGCCCTGGGCAGCCTGCCGTGGTACTACTGGACCGGCGGCTTGCTGGGCGTGGTGTACGTGATGGCCATCGCCTTTTCGTTGCAGCGGGTGGGGGCGGCCAGCCTGTTTGCTTTGGTGGTGGCCGGGCAGCTGCTCACCGCGCTGCTCTACGACCAGCTGGGCTTCCTGAACCTGCACCGCAGCAGCTTTTCGCTAACCAAAGCGGCCGGGGCAGTCCTCCTGGTACTGGGGGCTTACCTGCTCAACCGCAAGTAG
- a CDS encoding PAS domain-containing protein translates to MPPAEALALAAFSPELLPALLDLSLTGVVLYEPVRDAAGAVVDFVFAYLNPAAQRMLGLPAQPAVTFLEQFPETRTNGSFPFHRDTFLGDAPGHHEVNYQQDGYDNYFRIAARRVGGQLLVSFTDTGDHPRTPVEEALRASQAREQAASAEAERQRRQLDNVLMQAPAMICVFEGPGHRFQFVNGPYQALVGNRPLLGRPIAEAMPELAGQPIFGLLDGVYRTGEPFFATEMLVQLDHDNSGPAALEERYYNFTYQARRDLAGAIDGILVFAYEVTGQVHARRAAEASAAESAALNGQLDTLNEELAATNEELAATNEELAATNEELAATNEEFLASNAALAHAQQTLEATNRALLNAARRAADAQATAEAARAELARVFEQAPVAIAILEGPAHIVTLANPEMGLIWGRSTAQIIGRPHFEALPDLAGQGLEAIFDDVFRTGQPYYLREQPVRVDRAGDGRPTLGYYHIAYQPLRDGQGHIVGITASAADVTAQVLARQQVQGLNEDLAAINEELRASNEEFLVNNAALAEAQQALGALNRELEARVAARTEEVRAALAEAEAQREQLRVQQGLLRQVLGQVPAAIATLMGPQHHYSFFNDQYQALAAGRTALGRTVAEVFPEVVPQGFIGLLDQVYATGQPFVGIETPAQLHDARTGQPEQRYVDFAYQPLFDGQGQIQGILAFIVDTTEKVRAHQQLDALQAAVLAAAQRRAAEREALYQVFEQTPAAVLLLREAGHQIEYYNPAYQALFPGRLMQGRTVAEVQPEVAEQGFVALLDEVYRTGQPYVGTEAPVRFASEAGQPAETVYFNFNYQPHREGGEVVGISVFAYEVTEQVRARQEREAQQGELRRVFEQAPVAICVFRGPRYTLDVINASMAEMLGRPLAHLLGRPFFEALPELLTQGVPELLAEVWRTGQPFVAVERPVQLNYHAPGAPGYFNFVYEPLRDELGQIIAITCVAVDATDQVLARAQVQTLNEELAAINEELRATNEELGDTNDRLSRTNADLDTFVYTASHDLKAPIANIEGLLEALREQLPPAALQAELVPRLLAMMQGAVERFQQTLGHLTDVSKLQQSQFQTPEPVNLPALAEAIRLDLAPLLAATRATFLVDLAAVPTVSFSPKNLRSILYNLLSNAAKYHAPGRPPVVVLRGRRTAGRVLLEVEDNGLGLSPEQQGQLFGMFQRLHDHVEGSGVGLYTVKKIVENAGGTIAVHSQPGVGSTFIVTLPG, encoded by the coding sequence ATGCCCCCTGCTGAGGCCCTGGCGCTTGCCGCCTTCTCCCCCGAGCTGCTGCCCGCCCTGCTCGACCTTTCGCTGACGGGCGTGGTGCTCTACGAGCCCGTGCGCGACGCGGCCGGCGCGGTGGTCGATTTTGTCTTTGCCTACCTCAACCCCGCCGCCCAGCGGATGCTGGGCTTGCCGGCCCAGCCCGCCGTTACTTTCCTGGAGCAGTTTCCGGAAACCCGCACCAACGGCAGCTTTCCCTTCCACCGCGACACGTTTTTGGGCGATGCGCCGGGCCACCACGAGGTGAACTACCAGCAAGACGGCTACGACAACTACTTCCGCATCGCGGCCCGGCGGGTGGGCGGCCAGCTGCTGGTGAGCTTCACCGACACCGGCGACCACCCCCGCACGCCCGTGGAGGAGGCCCTGCGCGCCAGCCAGGCCCGCGAGCAGGCCGCCTCGGCCGAGGCCGAGCGCCAGCGCCGCCAGCTCGACAACGTGCTGATGCAGGCCCCGGCCATGATTTGCGTATTCGAGGGCCCCGGCCACCGGTTTCAGTTCGTGAACGGGCCCTACCAGGCCCTGGTGGGCAACCGCCCGCTGCTGGGCCGGCCCATTGCCGAGGCCATGCCCGAGCTAGCCGGCCAGCCCATTTTTGGGCTGCTCGACGGCGTGTACCGCACCGGCGAGCCGTTTTTTGCCACCGAAATGCTCGTGCAGCTCGACCACGACAACTCGGGCCCCGCCGCGCTGGAGGAGCGCTACTACAACTTCACCTACCAGGCCCGGCGCGACCTGGCCGGGGCCATCGACGGCATCCTCGTGTTTGCCTACGAGGTGACGGGGCAGGTGCACGCCCGCCGCGCGGCCGAGGCCAGCGCCGCGGAGTCGGCCGCGCTGAACGGGCAGCTCGACACGCTCAACGAAGAGCTGGCCGCCACCAACGAGGAGCTGGCCGCCACCAACGAAGAGCTGGCCGCCACCAACGAGGAGCTGGCCGCCACCAACGAGGAGTTTTTGGCCAGCAACGCGGCCTTGGCGCATGCCCAGCAAACGCTGGAAGCCACCAACCGGGCCCTGCTGAACGCCGCCCGCCGCGCCGCCGACGCCCAGGCCACTGCCGAGGCGGCGCGCGCCGAGCTGGCGCGCGTGTTCGAGCAGGCCCCCGTGGCCATTGCCATCCTGGAAGGCCCGGCGCACATCGTGACGCTGGCCAACCCCGAAATGGGCCTCATCTGGGGCCGCTCGACGGCGCAAATTATCGGGCGGCCCCACTTTGAGGCGCTGCCCGACTTGGCGGGCCAGGGGCTCGAAGCCATTTTTGACGACGTGTTCCGCACCGGCCAGCCGTACTACCTGCGCGAGCAGCCCGTGCGCGTGGACCGCGCCGGCGACGGGCGCCCCACGCTGGGCTACTACCACATTGCCTACCAGCCCCTGCGCGACGGCCAGGGGCACATTGTGGGCATCACGGCTTCGGCCGCGGACGTAACCGCCCAGGTGCTGGCCCGCCAGCAGGTGCAGGGGCTGAACGAAGACCTGGCCGCCATCAACGAGGAGCTGCGGGCCAGCAACGAGGAGTTTTTGGTGAATAACGCCGCCCTGGCCGAGGCCCAGCAGGCGCTGGGGGCCCTCAACCGGGAGCTGGAGGCCCGCGTGGCGGCGCGCACCGAGGAGGTGCGCGCCGCCCTGGCCGAGGCCGAGGCGCAGCGCGAGCAGCTGCGGGTGCAGCAGGGCCTGCTGCGCCAGGTACTGGGGCAGGTGCCGGCCGCCATTGCCACGCTCATGGGGCCCCAGCACCACTATTCGTTCTTCAATGACCAGTACCAAGCCCTGGCCGCCGGGCGCACGGCGCTGGGCCGCACCGTGGCCGAGGTGTTTCCGGAAGTGGTGCCGCAGGGCTTCATTGGCTTGCTCGACCAGGTGTATGCCACGGGCCAGCCCTTCGTGGGCATCGAAACGCCCGCCCAGCTCCACGACGCGCGCACCGGCCAGCCCGAGCAGCGGTACGTGGATTTTGCGTACCAGCCGCTGTTCGACGGCCAAGGCCAAATCCAGGGCATCCTGGCGTTCATCGTGGACACGACCGAGAAAGTGCGGGCCCACCAGCAGCTCGATGCCCTGCAAGCCGCGGTGCTGGCCGCCGCCCAGCGCCGGGCGGCGGAGCGCGAGGCCCTCTACCAGGTGTTCGAGCAAACCCCGGCCGCCGTGCTGCTGCTGCGCGAAGCCGGCCACCAAATCGAGTACTACAACCCCGCCTACCAGGCCCTGTTTCCGGGCCGGCTGATGCAGGGCCGGACCGTAGCCGAGGTGCAGCCCGAGGTTGCCGAGCAGGGCTTCGTGGCCTTGCTCGACGAGGTGTACCGCACCGGCCAGCCCTACGTGGGCACCGAGGCGCCCGTGCGCTTCGCATCCGAGGCGGGCCAGCCGGCCGAAACGGTTTACTTCAATTTTAACTACCAGCCCCACCGCGAGGGCGGCGAGGTGGTGGGCATCTCCGTGTTTGCCTACGAGGTGACCGAGCAGGTGCGGGCCCGCCAGGAGCGCGAGGCCCAGCAGGGCGAGTTGCGGCGGGTGTTTGAGCAGGCCCCGGTGGCCATTTGCGTGTTCCGGGGCCCCCGCTACACGCTGGACGTCATCAACGCGTCGATGGCCGAGATGCTGGGCCGCCCGCTGGCGCACCTGCTGGGCCGGCCCTTTTTTGAGGCCCTGCCCGAGCTGCTAACCCAGGGCGTGCCCGAGCTGCTGGCCGAGGTGTGGCGCACCGGGCAGCCGTTTGTGGCCGTGGAGCGGCCGGTGCAGCTCAATTACCACGCCCCGGGGGCCCCGGGCTACTTCAACTTTGTGTACGAGCCCCTGCGCGACGAGCTAGGCCAGATAATAGCCATCACCTGCGTAGCCGTGGACGCGACGGACCAAGTGCTGGCCCGCGCGCAGGTGCAGACGCTGAACGAGGAATTGGCCGCCATCAACGAAGAATTGCGGGCCACCAACGAGGAGCTGGGCGACACCAACGACCGCCTGAGCCGCACCAACGCCGACCTGGACACGTTCGTGTACACGGCCTCGCACGACCTCAAAGCGCCCATCGCCAACATCGAGGGCTTGCTCGAAGCTCTGCGCGAGCAGCTGCCCCCGGCAGCCCTGCAAGCCGAGCTGGTGCCCCGCCTGCTGGCCATGATGCAGGGGGCCGTCGAGCGCTTCCAGCAAACGCTGGGGCACCTCACCGACGTCTCCAAGCTTCAGCAGTCCCAATTTCAAACCCCGGAGCCCGTGAACCTGCCCGCCCTGGCCGAGGCCATCCGCCTCGACCTGGCCCCGCTGCTGGCCGCCACCCGCGCCACCTTCCTGGTAGACTTGGCGGCGGTGCCCACCGTCAGCTTTTCGCCCAAAAACCTGCGCAGCATCCTCTACAACCTGCTCAGCAACGCGGCCAAGTACCACGCGCCCGGCCGCCCGCCCGTGGTGGTGCTGCGCGGCCGCCGCACCGCCGGCCGGGTGCTGCTCGAAGTGGAAGACAACGGCCTCGGCCTCAGCCCCGAGCAGCAAGGCCAGCTGTTTGGCATGTTTCAGCGCCTGCACGACCACGTGGAAGGCTCGGGCGTGGGCCTGTACACGGTCAAGAAAATTGTGGAGAACGCCGGCGGCACCATCGCCGTGCACAGCCAGCCGGGCGTGGGCTCCACCTTCATCGTCACGTTGCCCGGCTAA
- a CDS encoding response regulator, translating into MPQLSCVLLVDDGPTTNFLNQLLLKNMAVAGRCLVAENGAQALALLDSACAIPGPVLVLLDVNVPMLGGIAFLEAYQQLPVAQRAAVVVVVVVLTTTLHPHDLVRLQTLPIAGLVSKPLTRPKVEELLAQHFL; encoded by the coding sequence ATGCCCCAGCTCTCCTGCGTGCTCCTCGTCGACGACGGCCCCACGACCAACTTCCTGAACCAGTTGCTGCTGAAGAATATGGCCGTGGCCGGCCGCTGCCTGGTGGCCGAAAACGGGGCCCAGGCCCTGGCCCTGCTCGACAGCGCTTGCGCCATACCCGGCCCCGTCTTGGTGCTGCTCGATGTGAACGTGCCCATGCTCGGTGGCATCGCCTTTTTGGAAGCATACCAGCAGCTGCCCGTAGCCCAGCGGGCGGCCGTGGTCGTGGTCGTGGTGGTGCTCACCACCACCCTGCACCCTCACGACCTGGTCCGCCTCCAGACGCTGCCCATCGCCGGGCTCGTCAGCAAGCCCCTCACCCGGCCCAAAGTGGAGGAACTGCTGGCGCAGCATTTTTTGTAG
- a CDS encoding YeiH family protein: MHPPRVAFGRAVTLRQVAFGLFLVFCLTPWASPPVALALGLVLAQTVGNPFPARTKALTHQLLQFSVVGLGFGMNAHAAVQAGREGVLFTVVSILGTLTLGYFVGKWLGLGRRVVHLISCGTAICGGSAIAAIGPVLRAKDAEMSVALGTVFVLNALALFAFPPIGHALHLSQNQFGLWCAIAIHDTSSVVGAAAAYGNQALEVATTVKLARALWIIPVAIGTSLLFKQKGVKIKIPYFIFGFIGAMLLNTFVPAAQPLGPLLTHLAKIGLTVTLFFIGAGLSAAVVRSVGAKPYVLGVLLWVVISTASLYVILHAV, encoded by the coding sequence TTGCACCCGCCACGCGTGGCGTTTGGACGGGCAGTTACGCTGCGGCAGGTGGCGTTTGGGCTATTTCTGGTGTTTTGCCTCACGCCCTGGGCCTCGCCGCCCGTGGCCCTGGCGCTGGGCCTGGTGCTGGCCCAAACGGTGGGCAACCCCTTCCCGGCCCGCACCAAGGCGCTCACCCACCAGCTGCTGCAATTTTCGGTGGTTGGACTGGGCTTCGGCATGAACGCCCACGCCGCGGTGCAGGCCGGCCGGGAAGGCGTCCTGTTCACGGTCGTTTCCATCCTTGGCACGCTCACGCTGGGCTACTTCGTGGGCAAGTGGCTGGGGCTGGGGCGGCGCGTGGTGCACCTCATCTCGTGCGGCACCGCCATTTGCGGGGGCTCGGCCATTGCGGCCATCGGGCCGGTGCTGCGGGCCAAAGACGCGGAAATGTCGGTGGCCCTGGGCACGGTGTTCGTGCTGAACGCCCTGGCGCTGTTCGCCTTCCCGCCCATCGGCCACGCCCTGCACCTGAGCCAGAACCAGTTTGGCCTGTGGTGCGCCATCGCCATCCACGACACCAGCTCGGTGGTAGGCGCGGCGGCCGCCTACGGCAACCAAGCCCTCGAAGTGGCCACCACCGTGAAGCTGGCCCGGGCCCTGTGGATCATCCCCGTCGCCATCGGCACCTCGCTGCTCTTCAAGCAAAAAGGCGTAAAAATCAAGATTCCCTACTTCATCTTCGGCTTCATCGGGGCCATGCTGCTCAACACCTTCGTGCCCGCCGCCCAGCCCCTGGGGCCCCTGCTGACGCACCTGGCCAAAATCGGGCTCACCGTGACGCTGTTTTTCATTGGCGCGGGGCTGTCTGCCGCCGTCGTGCGCTCGGTGGGCGCCAAACCCTACGTGCTGGGCGTGCTATTGTGGGTAGTCATTTCCACGGCCTCGCTCTACGTGATTTTGCACGCGGTGTAG